One genomic region from Streptomyces sp. NBC_01304 encodes:
- a CDS encoding MFS transporter: MATTTPTGVRGSHAKHGGHGGQSDGTPMTHRQIMEALSGLLLGMFVAILSSTIVSNALPEIITDLGGGQSAYTWVVTAALLSMTATTPLWGKLADLFSKKLLVQISLVIYVLGSVVAGLSQNAGMLIACRVVQGVGVGGLSALAQIVMAAMISPRERGRYSGYLGATFAVATVGGPLLGGVITDTDWLGWRWCFYVGVPFAIIALFVLQKTLKLPVVKREVKVDWGGAFFISAAVSLLLVWVTFAGDKYDWLSWQTYAMVGGAIALGLLFILTESKAKEPIIPLRLFRNKTITLASLASLFVGVAMFSGTVFFSQYFQLARDKSPTMSGVMTIPMIGGLFISSTVSGQVITKTGKWKAWLVAGGLLVTAGMGLLGTMRYDTEYWHIAIFMALMGLGIGMMMQNLVLCTQNQVDPSDLGAASSVVTFFRSLGGAVGVSALGAVMAHRVTDYVKDGLADLGPKAAALGHGGTGGGGIPDLDALPAPLRTVMESAYGHGVGDVFLYAAPCALLAFFLTLFIKEVPLRTKGGLAQATSAEEAPAAVPAAVTAVAATVEAPAVAVAEPVAQEPPVVSGTPVRGVVRGAEGAPVSRAAVTLISLGGRQLGRTIAHEDGAYTVDAPSAGSYVLIASADGFQPQASTVTVGDAPVAYDILLSGTSGLAGVVRTVDGAKPVVGAMVVVTDVRGDVLATGQTGEQGEFAFGELVPGPVTVAVNAEAHRPLALPVEVAGQGITRIDVGLQAGAQVQGTVLTAGGPLADARVTLVDAAGNVVATATTGTDGAYAFTDLDSGEYTVIATGYPPAATALTVSGRGVDGHDIELAHPDE; this comes from the coding sequence ATGGCAACGACCACACCAACCGGTGTGCGGGGCAGCCACGCCAAGCACGGAGGGCACGGCGGTCAGTCCGACGGCACGCCCATGACGCACCGCCAGATCATGGAGGCCCTCTCCGGCCTCCTGCTCGGCATGTTCGTGGCGATCCTGTCGTCCACCATCGTGTCCAACGCGCTGCCCGAGATCATCACCGACCTCGGCGGCGGACAGTCCGCGTACACCTGGGTCGTCACCGCGGCCCTGCTCTCGATGACGGCGACAACTCCCTTGTGGGGCAAGCTCGCCGACCTCTTCAGCAAGAAGCTGCTCGTCCAGATATCCCTGGTCATCTACGTCCTCGGCTCGGTCGTGGCCGGCCTCTCGCAGAACGCGGGCATGCTGATCGCCTGCCGTGTGGTGCAGGGCGTCGGCGTCGGCGGGCTGTCCGCGCTCGCCCAGATCGTGATGGCGGCGATGATCTCGCCGCGCGAACGTGGGCGCTACAGCGGCTACTTGGGCGCGACCTTCGCCGTCGCGACGGTCGGCGGTCCGCTGCTCGGCGGTGTCATCACCGACACCGACTGGCTGGGCTGGCGCTGGTGCTTCTACGTCGGTGTGCCGTTCGCGATCATCGCGCTGTTCGTACTGCAGAAGACGCTGAAGCTCCCCGTCGTGAAGCGCGAGGTCAAGGTCGACTGGGGCGGCGCGTTCTTCATCTCCGCGGCGGTCTCGCTGCTGCTTGTGTGGGTGACGTTCGCCGGTGACAAGTACGACTGGCTGTCCTGGCAGACGTACGCGATGGTCGGTGGCGCGATCGCGCTCGGCCTGCTCTTCATCCTGACCGAGTCCAAGGCCAAAGAGCCGATCATTCCGCTGCGGCTCTTCCGCAACAAAACGATCACCCTGGCCTCGCTCGCCTCGCTCTTCGTCGGTGTCGCGATGTTCAGCGGCACGGTCTTCTTCTCGCAGTACTTCCAGCTGGCGCGGGACAAGTCGCCCACGATGTCGGGCGTCATGACGATCCCGATGATCGGCGGCCTGTTCATCTCCTCCACCGTCTCCGGGCAGGTCATCACCAAGACCGGCAAGTGGAAGGCCTGGCTGGTCGCGGGCGGTCTGCTCGTCACGGCCGGCATGGGGCTGCTCGGCACCATGCGGTACGACACCGAGTACTGGCACATCGCGATCTTCATGGCCCTGATGGGGCTCGGCATCGGCATGATGATGCAGAACCTCGTGCTCTGCACCCAGAACCAGGTCGACCCCTCCGACCTCGGCGCGGCCAGCTCCGTCGTCACCTTCTTCCGCTCGCTCGGCGGCGCGGTGGGCGTCTCGGCGCTCGGCGCGGTCATGGCCCACCGGGTCACCGACTACGTCAAGGACGGGCTCGCCGACCTCGGTCCGAAGGCCGCGGCGCTCGGGCACGGCGGCACCGGCGGCGGGGGCATCCCCGACCTGGACGCGCTGCCCGCGCCGCTGCGTACGGTCATGGAGAGCGCGTACGGGCACGGTGTAGGCGATGTCTTCCTGTACGCGGCGCCGTGCGCGCTGCTCGCCTTCTTCCTGACGCTGTTCATCAAGGAGGTCCCGCTGCGGACCAAGGGCGGTCTCGCGCAGGCCACTTCGGCGGAGGAGGCCCCGGCCGCGGTTCCGGCTGCGGTCACTGCGGTGGCTGCCACCGTCGAGGCTCCGGCCGTCGCGGTCGCCGAGCCGGTCGCCCAGGAGCCGCCGGTCGTCTCCGGTACGCCGGTACGCGGTGTCGTACGCGGCGCCGAAGGGGCCCCGGTCTCCCGGGCCGCGGTCACCCTGATCTCGCTCGGCGGGCGCCAGTTGGGGCGGACGATCGCCCACGAGGACGGCGCCTACACGGTGGACGCGCCGAGCGCGGGCAGTTACGTCCTCATCGCCTCCGCCGACGGCTTCCAGCCGCAGGCCTCGACCGTCACGGTGGGCGATGCCCCGGTGGCGTACGACATCCTGCTCAGCGGGACCAGCGGTCTTGCGGGTGTGGTGCGGACCGTCGACGGAGCCAAGCCGGTCGTCGGGGCGATGGTCGTCGTCACCGATGTGCGCGGCGATGTGCTGGCCACCGGACAGACCGGTGAGCAGGGCGAGTTCGCGTTCGGCGAGCTGGTCCCGGGCCCGGTGACCGTCGCGGTCAACGCCGAGGCTCACCGTCCGCTCGCGCTGCCGGTCGAGGTGGCGGGGCAGGGCATCACCCGGATCGACGTCGGGCTGCAGGCCGGGGCGCAGGTCCAGGGCACGGTGCT
- a CDS encoding MarR family winged helix-turn-helix transcriptional regulator, translating to MAAHSHYEELARQLSSIGAVKRDLARVLPAECPAGSAAVLTVLDRNGEMRMSRLAELLAIDMSVTSRHVAHVAERGWIERSPDPDDRRSRILRLTPAGRELLEELARRYTEALAHYLRDWSDDEVGDLVTLLARLRASFGDCRQARHHSAAPHPAAHPDPHPYTRVTQ from the coding sequence ATGGCCGCGCACAGTCACTACGAGGAGCTGGCCCGCCAGCTGAGCTCCATCGGTGCCGTGAAGCGGGACCTCGCCCGGGTGCTGCCCGCCGAGTGCCCGGCCGGTTCCGCCGCCGTGCTCACCGTGCTCGACCGCAACGGCGAGATGCGCATGAGCCGGCTTGCCGAACTCCTCGCCATCGACATGTCGGTGACGAGCCGTCATGTCGCCCATGTCGCCGAGCGCGGCTGGATCGAGCGGTCCCCCGACCCCGATGACCGGCGCTCACGCATCCTGCGCCTCACCCCGGCGGGCCGGGAGCTGCTCGAAGAGCTCGCCCGCCGCTACACCGAGGCGCTCGCCCACTACCTGCGGGACTGGTCCGACGACGAGGTCGGCGATCTGGTCACCCTGCTTGCCCGGCTGCGCGCCAGCTTCGGCGACTGCCGGCAGGCCCGCCACCACTCGGCCGCTCCCCACCCGGCGGCCCACCCCGACCCCCACCCGTACACCCGCGTAACGCAGTAA